Part of the Apilactobacillus apisilvae genome is shown below.
TATTAGTTATGGGATACATAATACGATTAAAGAAACGATCTTTTAAAGTTCCATCATCATCTTCTATAAATAATCCAGATTTACGCAAATCTTGATATTGAAAATCTTTTTGTGATAAAAAAGTTTTTAAAATAGAATTTTGGGGTGCAAAACCTAATTGATATTTATCAATAGTTTTATCAGTTAATCCACGATTATGGAGATAATCTAAAGCTGGTTGACCCATCTCTGTATTCATCAAAATATGATGATATAGGTTAGTGGATTCAATATGAATATCAAATAAATGTTGTTCCCCAGAGTTAACCTGCTTTTTATTATGGGTATTATTATATTTACTATCTAATTCTATGCCTTGCATTTCAGCAACTTTATTGATTGCTTCAGGATATGATAAATCTTGTAATTCCATTAAGAACTTAAAAACATTTCCACCCTTGCCACAACTAAAGCAATGGAAAATTTGTTTTTGTTCATTTACTGAAAAAGATGGCGTCTTTTCTTCATGAAAAGGACATAACCCAAATAAATTTCTTCCTGATTTATGCAATGATACATATTGACTAACAACATCAGCGATATTAGTCTCATCACGAATTTTTTCAATAATTTCAGAAGGAATCATATTTATCACCCCTTTTTAGCTATAAAAGTCGCACTTAGATATCCAAAGTGCGACATTTTAATTATTACGTACAAGTAATAACAATTTTAACAACATCTAAAAGGTTTGTCTAATGATATTACTTAACGATTAATTTATTTAAATCAGCAAACCAATTAATCATATTAGAGATAATAGTTAGTTGTCTTAAATGATTATTCTTAACATCATCATTCTTGGACATTACCATAGTAGCGTCAAAATAGTCGTTAATAGCTGTCTTTAAAGAAGCTAACTCATCAAAATCCTCTTTAGCAGACAAATCATAATATTTATTTATTTCAGAAACTTTATTATATAAAGCCTTTTCTGAATCATTTTCAAATAATGATTGATCAACATTTAAATCACTATCTTTAAAGCTTTGCTTTTCAGCAATTCTTAACACACGAGTTAGTGCCTCAATAGATTCTTTAAATTCATTATCATCTTTATGTTGATCTAAGACTTTAGCTACCTCGAAGATAAATAGAATATTGTGATTATTAGTACCAGAAATTGCATCAATAATATCATGTCTTAACTTATTATCTTTTAGAACTTTAATAATACGGTCTTTGATAAAGCTTACAATATCATCGATTTCTTTAGTTTGATCCAACTTTGGAGAAACTTTAGCAATTTCTTCATCTTGAATAAATAAATTCATCATGTCTTCTAAATTAAAGTTCCATTTTTCAGCTTCAATAATTCTAACAATTCCGCTAGCCTGTCTTCTTAATGCATATGGATCATTTGAACCACTTGGAATCATTCCTGCAGCAAAGAAAGTTAAAATACTATCGAACTTATCAGCAACAGCTAAAACTGAACCAACTTTTGTTTCTGGTAAGTTACCATTAGCTGAAATAGGCATATAATGTTCACGAATAGCAGTCGCAACTGCTGGCTTTTCGCCATTTAATAAGGCATATTTTTCACCCATTAGGCCTTGTAATTCAGAAAATTCACCAACCATACCAGTTACCAAATCAAATTTATAAATTTGAGAAGCACGTTTAACTTCAGACAATTCATTATCAGTTAATCCAACACGTTTACCTAATGCTTGGGTTATAACTGAAACACGTTGCATCTTTTCATACATAGTTGAAATCTTATCATGAAAACTAACTTTTTTAAGCTTATTAACATAAAAATCAATGTCTTTAGATTGATCTTCTTTGTAGAAAAACATAGCATCTTCAAGCCGTGCAGTAAGAACTTTTTCATTCCCAGATACAACGTTTTCAATATAATTATCGTTACCATTTCTAACCGAAATAAAGTAAGGTAAAATGTTATGTTCCTTATCTTCAACATAGAAGAATCTTTGGTTATCACGCATAGAAGTAATAAGAACTTCAGCTGGTAATTCTAAATACTTTTCAGAAAATTTACCATAAAAAGCAGTTGGCCATTCAACAAGATTATTAACTTCTTCAAGTAGTGAAGCGTTGATATTAATAATCCAATTATTTTCATCGCGAATATCTTCGATTTGTTTTTTAATTAAGTCTTTACGTTTTTCAGCATCAACAATCACAAATTGATCATATAATGCTTGTTCATAGTTATCAGCAGATACGATTTTAGTATCTTGTCCCAAGAAGCGATGGCCACGACTAATATTACTTGCAGTGACATCTAAAATATTAATTGGAATAATTTCATCATCTAATAATGAAACCATCCATCTAATAGGACGGATAAATTCTAAATCATAAACATTCCATTTCATAAGGGTTGGAAAGGTCATACTTGTAATAACATCCTTCATCCCCATCAACACTTCACTAACTGGTTTACCATCAATATGTTTTTCAACAAAGACATATTCAGTTCCTTTAACTTCCTTAAAAGTAATGTCATCAGTTGAAGCACCTTGTCCTTTAGTAAAGCCAATAGCAGCTTTACTCCAATTACCATCATCATCTTTAGCAATTTTCTTAGATGGCCCCTTTACTGATTCATCGATATCAGTTTGTTTATCTGATAAACCAGTAATTTGAATTGTCAAACGACGAGGAGTAGAAAATGGTTTTATCGAATCAAAATTAATTCTTTGTTCTTTTAGATAATCTTTTGTTCTCTTTACTAATTGTTTAATACTTGGAGTAACAACATGTGCTGGCATTTCTTCAAGACCAATTTCCAATAAAAATGTATGTGCCATTATTTTTCCTCCTTATTATCTTCAGCTAATAATTCTTGACGTTTTTTTTCATCTTTGATCAATGGGAAACCACGTTTTTTACGTTCATCGATAAATGCTTTAGCAATTGCTCTAGCCATTCTTCTAATTCTAGATAAATAACCAGCTCTTTCGGTAACTGATACAGCACCCCTAGCATCTAGGAGATTAAATGTGTGGCTACATTTTAAAACATAGTCATATGCCGGATGAACTAATCCATTATCAATTTGTTTTTTAGCTTCAGTTTCAAAATTATCAAACATTTTCAAAAGCATATCTTGATTACTTTCTTCAAAACTATATTTAGAATGCTCATATTCTGGTTCCTTGAAAATATCACCATACTTAACATCATCATTCCAGTTTAAATCAAAAACATTATTAACATCTTGAATATAAGATGCTAATCTTTCAAGACCATAAGTAATTTCAGAAGCAACTGGGTTCATTTCTTGTCCACCGACAATTTGGAAATAAGTGAATTGAGTAACTTCCATACCATCTAACCAAATTTCCCAACCGACACCGGCACAACCCATTGAAGGATTTTCCCAATTATCTTCAACAAAACGAATATCATGTTCAATCGGATTAATTCCTAATTCTTTTAAACTATCTAAATATAATTCTTGAATGTTTTCAGGTGAAGGCTTCATAATAACTTGAAATTGATGATGTTGATATAAACGGTTAGGATTTTCACCATAACGACCATCAGCAGGTCTTCTAGAAGGTTCAACATAAGCAGCATTCCATGGTTCTGGACCAACAGCTCTCAAAAAAGTGTATGGGCTCATAGTTCCAGCACCTTTTTCAGTATCATAAGCTTGCATTAACATACAACCCTTTGATGACCAAAATTGTTGTAATTTTAAAATAATTTCTTGCATAGACAACTTCTTTGTCATGAATAATTCCTCCTGTTTATTAGATGGCACAAAAAAATCCCTACTACAAAATAGTATTAAACAAATACTTATTTGTAGTAGGGACGATTTTATTCGCGGTTCCACCCTACTTCTAGCCCCAATAGAACTAGCAGCTTAATTATTTCGGTTCAAAAAGCGCCGATTATTAAAAATCATTTGTAACTAGCTTTCACTATCCTAGTTTCGCTGGAAATAATTAAAAATAAAATTCTTTTATCATTACCTATTAAATTCAATTATCTTAATAATAATTTAGCAAACATAAAAAGTCAATTCTATAATTTCAAATTATTAATTTGATCTAAAAAATGTTTACTTTTTAAATTTATTCCAACTGAATCCTTATATATTTTATCCAAAACTCTTCTTAATTCATCTTTAGTATTTTGATTAACTTTGATCTTGCTAATTTTACTAATATCGACTATTGAAAATTTTCTTAAATAAAAAACAGTTCTAGCATTCAAGTGTAATCTGTGCAGATCTAAGTGAAAATGATTTGCACAGACTAATCCACCATAAGTTTCAGAATAATCTAATGGTAAATCATCACGGTGACAAAATACACAACCATGCAAATCAGGTTGAACACCAAAAACAATCAATAACTGAATTTCAATAATATTAGTAATAATAGCTGCATCTGATCCGTTATTAATTAATTTTAATGCTTCAAATAATTTATTAAACCATCCCAAAATGGGCATTGAATCAGGAAAAGCTACATCTATCAATGACATAATATAAGTAGCATAAGCATTCAAATAAATGTCATTACTAATTTTTTCGTAATGATCGTCATCTAGAGCACTATATATATAAGAAAGATTATTTTTACTAATTTTTCCAGAATAAGTTCCATAAGTGAAGGGTAAGATATCAGGCATCATTTTAAAGCCTCTTTTACGAGCACCTCGGATAAAAAACATCTTTTTACCAACTTCAGCTGTAATAAATTTAACTAACATATCTCTTTCTTTAAAATTTTTACGATACAATAAAATACCGTGAAAATTCATATATGTTTGTGAATTCATCAATATTCACCAACCAAATTAAACTAATAATTTTCTTTTTTATTATATCCTAATGATTTAAGAATTGATGGATTATCACGCCATCCCGTTTGAACTTTAACCCATAATTTTAGATATACTTTACTGCCTAGTAAGTCTTCAATATCTTGACGAGCTAAAGTTCCAATTTTCTTAAGCATAGCACCCTGCTTACCGATTAAAATTCCTTTTTGTCCAGGACGATCTACTAAAATATCAGCTTGAATATCCACATTACCATTATTCTTAGTTTTCATGCTTAATATGTCGATAGCTACTGAATAAGGAATTTCTTGACGAGTTAACGATAAAATCTTTTCACGGATTAATTCAGCAACAATAAATCTTTCAGGATGATCAGTAACTTCATCTTCTGGATAATATTGAGGACCTACCGGTAGTTTATCTTTTAAATTGGTCATTAGCTCATCAACATTATTACCTTGTAATGCGGAAATAGGAAATACTTCATTCCATTCTAATGCTCGTTTATAGGTATCCATAATTTCCAGCAATTTATTAGGATTGATTTCATCAATTTTATTGATAATTAAATAAACAGGTTTATCGATCTTCTTCAATTGATTAATAATAAAGTTATCACCAGCACCTCTAGTTTCAGTTGCGCTAATCATAAATAATACAGCATCAATATCTTTTAATGCTGAAAATGCTGATTTATCCATAAAATCATCCAATTGATTACTAGGTTTATGAATTCCCGGTGTATCCAAAAACACAATCTGTGAATCGTCATCAGTGTAAACACCTTGTATTTTATTTCTAGTTGTTTGAGCTTTATCACTCATAATAGCTATCTTTTGACCAATAATACGATTTAAAAATGTTGATTTACCAACATTAGGTCGTCCAACAATCGCTACAAATCCTGAGTGAAAATTAGGATCTAAATCCATTTATTACATCTCCCATTGTTAATTTAATTTTTGTAAAATGATTGGTAAAAATATAATCATCCCTACTACCACAGCAAATAAAGCAGCTATTAAAACACCACCGGCAGCAACATCTTTAGCTTTTTTAGCCAATTTATTGTATTTATCACCAACATATAAATCGACTATCGTTTCGACTATTGTATTAATAGTTTCAGCCATAATAACTAAAAAAGAGGCTGTTAATATCAAAAGCCAATCATATATCGAAATTCGAAGTAAAAAAGATACAATAATTACTAAAAGACTACTAAACAAATGAAATCTAAAATTTCGTTCGTCCTTAATTAAGGTCAAGAGTCCTTGTAAGGCATGTAAAAAAGATTGATTAAAACTATTATTCTTACAAACTTGATGATTATCTTTTAAGGCCATAACTATCCATTATCTTTCGTTGCAGTGGAAACATTACCGCTTCATCTTCAGGTTCCATGTGGTCGTAACCATTTAAATGTAAAAATCCATGAACAACTAAAAAGCCTAACTCTCTTTCATAGGAATGATTTAAAAAGTCTGCTTGTTCTTGAACTTTGTCAATTGAAACAAAAATGTCACCGATATTTTCGGGAATTTCATCGGCCATTTCAGAATCCATAATTAAAGGAAAATCTTCATCTTCACCATCTTCGATTGCAAAACTAATAACATCAGTGGCACGATCAACTCCACGATATTGCTTATTAATTTTTTTAATCTCATCGTTATTAACAAAGGTTACAGACATTTCAGTATTTTCTTTTAATTCTAAATACTTACCAGCATACTCTAAAACATCATTAACTAGATTTGTATCCTTATCTGAAACACCTTCATTTGTTTTATCATAAATTTCTAAATCCATAATATTTCCTACTTTCATTATTTTTGTTCATTTTCAAAATAATCTTCATATGCATCAATAATCTTAGCAACAACTGGATGTCTGACCACATCACTAGAATCAAAAGTAACAAATCGAATTTTTTTAACATTTTTTAAGATTTTCTGAGCCTGAACTAAACCACTGCTAGCATGTTTAGGTAAATCAATTTGAGAAACATCCCCATTGACAATCATTTTCGAACCAAAACCCAATCTAGTCAAAAACATTTTCATTTGAGCAGTCGTAGTATTCTGAGCCTCATCTAGAATAACAAAAGCATTGTCAAGAGTTCTACCACGCATATATGCTAATGGAGCAATCTCAATAACTTCTCTTTCCATTAAACGTGCAGTGTGTTCACGACCTAAAATTGCATGTAAAGCATCGTAAATTGGTCTTAGATATGGATCAACTTTCTCTTTTAAATCACCAGGTAAAAAGCCAAGACTTTCACCGGCTTCAACTGCAGGACGAGTTAAAATGATTTTATCAACATCTCCATGCTTTAAAGCAGCAATTGCCATAACCACAGCCAAATAAGTTTTTCCAGTTCCAGCAGGGCCAATTCCAAAAGTGATATCATTATGTTTTACAGATTGAACATATTGACGTTGTCCAAAGTTTTTAACCCTTACCGGTTGTCCTTTAGCATCTTTAATTAATATTTGATTATATAAGTCTCTAAAATACTCTAATGTGCCATTTTTGGCCATATTAATCGCACTGACAAAATCACTACCATTAATTGTAATTCCATCTTGTAACAATTTAACTAAATTATCTAAAATTGAAATTACCTGATTTACATCATCATCATTACCGGAAACCTTAATCTTAGTTCCAAAAGCATTAATGGAAACATTCATACCCTCTTCAAGAATATCAACGTGCTTGTTTTGTGGTCCTAATAAAACAGGCTCAAAGTCTAAATTATTTAGTATAAATTCTTTTTGTGCTGAAGTATTTTCTGTCAAATATAGCGACCCCTTTATCATAGTTTAATAAACAAATATTAGCATAGTTTATAATTTAAAAAAAGCTATACTTATTATGTATATATAAAGATTAAAAATTCAAATTAATCTTTACTTTAAAATTTATTTTAAATAACCTTTAACTGATTGATTAACAATTGATCCATCAGCTTTACCTTTAAGTTTAGGCATTACAGCACCCATAACTTTACCGAAGTCTGACATGTTAGAAGCTCCAACTGATTTGATTGTTTCTGATACGATTTTATCTACTTCATCTTTAGATAATTGTTTAGGGGCATATTTCTCTAAAACTTTCATTTCGGCTTCTTGTGCTGAAACCAAATCATCACGGTTAGCTGATTTAAAATCGTCAATTGATTCCTTGTGTTGCTTTACTTCACGACTAATTACAGTTAATTCTTCATCTTCTGATAAGTCATGACCTAGTTTAATTTTTTCATTCATTAAGTCAGTTTTAACCATTCTAATAACTGTCAAAGCGATTTTATCATGTGCTTTCATTGCGCTTTTTAAATCATTATTAATATTTTCTGAAATACTCATAATAGTTCCTCCATTAATTATATAAGCTTACAAAAAAACGTTCCTGAAATAACAGGAACGTTTTTAACTAAAAGCGACGTCTTTTCTTCTTGTTGTTGCGCTTTCTTGCTGCTTCAGATTTTAATTTACGTTTAACACTAGGTTTTTCGTAGAATTCTCGCTTACGGTATTCACGTAAAGTACCGTTTTTAGAAACTGTACGTTTGAAACGACGAAGAGCATCATCAAGAGATTCGTTTTTGCGAACGACTGTTTTTGACATATGAAAATTCCCTCCCTCCGAGCTCAAAATACAACTGTTTCAATTGCTATGTAGCATTAATTAAAACTGTTCTTTATAATTATACAAAAATATGAATACAACGTCAATATAACAATAAAAAATTATAAAATAATTTTTGTGATAAAATAATAATAAATTTACAATGTGGAGTGATTTAATAATGGATAAGTTATCGATTTTTGCAATATCAGATTCTAGTGGAGAAACGGCAATACAAGTAGCAAAAACCGCTGGTGCGCAATTTAAAAAAACAAATATTTTATATGAAAGATATCCTTTCATCACAACTGAATCGATATTAGATGGCATTTTAAAAATTGCGGCTGAGAAAAAAGCCGTTATTTTCCATACCTTAGTCAACTCTAACTTAAGTAATATTATTGAACAATTTTCAGAAAAAAATGGTTTACAAAGCGTTGATTGTATCCAAGGACCCATGAAGGCAATTAGTAACAGATTGGGTAGCAATCCTGAAAGAGTAAGTGGATTAGTCCACAACCTAAATGAAGAATATTTTAAAAGAATTGCTGCAATGGAATTTTCTGTAGAAAATGATGATGGAAGCAATCCACAAAATTTAGATAAAGCAGACGTAGTTATTTTGGGAATATCTAGAACTTCAAAAACTCCATTATCACTGTACTTAGCCAATAAACAATTAAAAGTATCTAATGTCCCTATTGGTCCAGAAACACAATTGCCTAAAGAAATTTGGCAAGTTAATAAAAATAAAATTTTCGGACTAACTAGTGATATTTCAAAAATTCAAAAAATTAGGAAAGCCAGAATGTTATCTTATGGCTTAGATGAGGACACTCCATATTCTAATTCTGATAACATCAAAAAAGAATTAGAATATGCTCAAGTTTTGTATAAAAAATTAGATTGCCTTCAAATTAATGTTGCTGATAAATCAATTGAAGAAACAGCCACAATTATAATGGAAAGTTTAAATATTGATACTAAATAAAAAATAGCCTTTAAAGGCTATTTTTTATTGATTTTTAATATCTTCAATTAAGTTGTTATTAAATTGTTCATTTTTTAACATTTGAACTTCAAAATAATGTGGTGAAACTTTTTTCTTTTTGTCTTTATCAATAACAACTGCTGGTGTTTCCATAATCTTAGGAACATTAACTAAACTTTCATGGTGGGCAACATAATTTAAACAATCAAAACCTAAATTCCCTAGTCCAATAATTTCATGTCTATCTTTATGACTTCCCATTGGATTTTTAGAATCATTTAAATGAACAACTTTCAATCTATTCAATCCAATAACATGATCAAATTCATTTAAAACACCGTCAAAATCATTTTTGATATCGTATCCAGCATCACTGGTATGACAAGTATCAAAAGTTACTGATAATTTATCATTATCAGTAACACCATCTATAATTTGTGATAATTCTTCAAAATTACGACCAACTTCAGTACCTTTACCAGCCATGGTTTCTAAAGCAATTTGAATTTTTTGATCTGGTTCAATAACTTCATTTAATCCTTCTGATATCTGCTTAATGGCAGCGTCAGAACCAGCCCCTACATGTGATCCTGGATGTAAAACAATTTGTGTAGCACCAATAGCTTCAGCGCGTCTAATTTCATCATGAAGAAAGTCAATTCCAAATGTAAAATTTCTAGGTTTATTTATATTACCCAAATTAATAATATAAGGTGCATGAACTACTACTTCTTTTAATCCATTTTCATTCATGTAATTTTTACCATCATCGGCTCTTAACTCGTTAATGGGTTTCCTTCTAGTATTTTGTGGAGCACCTGTATAAACCATAAAAACATTTTCATCATAGCTTTTAGCTTCTTCAGCTGATCCCAAAAACATTTTATTCCCATTCATACTAACATGTGAGCCAATTAAAAAATTATTTTCCATCACTAATCCTCCTCATAATTTGTACAAATTTTTTAGAAGAGTCTTCAGACTCCCATGAACAAAATTTCTTATAAAAGTTTTCAAACTTTTCATCATAATTATTAAATTTATTGTAATGATTAAATTCACTAATTTTATTGTAAAATTCAGAAGAAATTTGTACTAAAGGACCTGGAACGTCGTTTTTATAGTTAAAATAAAATCCCCTCAGTTCTTCTTCGTAATGATCCAAATCATAAGCAAAAAATAACATTGGACGTTTTAAATTAGCATAATCAAACATAACAGAAGAATAGTCCGTAATTAATAAATCAGAAATTAAATATAGCTCACTAATGTCTTCTTCTGCCATAATTTTGACACGATCTTCATAACCACTAATATTAATAGAATCTTTTACTAGATAATGCGGCCTAATAATTAAAATAGCATTATCATCTACATTATTAAAGAATTCTTCTAAACTAAATGGTAATTCAAAGTTATAAACACCTCTAGTTTTATAGTCATCATCTCGCCAAGTTGGAGCATACATAATAATTTTGGATTTATTATCACCGATTAATTTATATTTTAATTTATTAATGTAATCTTTATTATTACCTGAATATAAAATATCATTTCTGGGGTAACCTATATCCAAAAATTTATTATTAAAATCGAAAGCTCGAGCAAATATTTGATGAGAATATTGATTAGGAGCAATTAAGTAATCCCAACGATGCGCTTCTTTAACAAACCGTTCTTTATATCTATCAGTATTTGTTCCTGGCATTTTAACATTAGCTATATCTATCCCCAATTTTTTCAAGGGAGTTCCATGCCAGGTTTGCATATAAGTGGTTCCTTTATTTTTGCGCCACCAATTGGGGGTTCTAGAGTTAAAAACCCAAAAATTAGCACGAGCCATAATCCATACCCATTTAGGTAGAAATCTTCTGACCATTTTTACATTAGGATACTTGTTTTTAAGGTCGTTATATTCAGAAACCTTCACGGCAAAATAGGCTAGATCTTTTTTTTTCGGATGTTGATTAATCCATTCTTCATAGATAGCTGCAGGATTATCGTTAATATCTTTTCCTTTAAAACTTTCGAAGATAACTAAATCTTTTTTAACAGGTAAAATAATAAATATATCATTTAAAATTATTAAACATAATCTAATTGTTAATTTTAATAATTTTATTATTTTACTTTTTATATTAATCATAAAATTGCCAATCCCTTTTTATGCTAAATGTAGTCAACAAATCTTGCTCTAAATTTATAATGTAAATGTGATCCTACTAGTAAGAAGAATAAGACCATTAGCCAAAATATAAGCATTAGCAATGGCTTTTGCCAGAACCAAGTTTGTCCTAACATAGATTCTCTAAAGCCAGAAATAATGTAAAAGAATGGATTTAGTTGTAAAATTCTAACGAAAAATGCAGGAAACGCATTAGTTTCAAAATTAAATAGTACTCCTGACATGTAGAATAGGACACGCATTAATGATTGTAGGAAAATACGATAATCACGAATTAAAATAGTAACCGTTGAATTAAAGGTTCCAAAAGCTACTAACCAACAAATCATTGCGAAGAAATAATAAATCCATTGTACCCAATAAAGACTAGGTACAATTCCACCCTTTACATATGCAATGAAAATGGAAAAAATTAGCATTGCCCAAAATGAACTAAGATTAGAAATTATTTTAATAGTAGGTAAAACACTTACAGGAAATTTCATCTTAGAAACCATACCTACTTGTTGATAAATACTCTTTGAGGATGCTAAAGTTGCAGCATTCATATAAAACCATGGTGTTATACCAATAACCATCCATGTTAGATAATCGATTCCATTTGAAGTACCTTTTTTCAATCCAATTCCAAAAACTAACCAATAAATTCCAATTTGAATTAATGGATATAAATATTCCCAAATCAATCCTAAATAATGACTTTGGTAATCAGACTTATCTTGATATTTAGAAATCCTAAACATGATTCCTAAATTACTAATTTGCTCTTTAATTAATGTAATGACTTCCTTCAAGCCAATCACACTTCCTTTACTTTAAACTTTTTATATATTTTTCTATTACACGACTAGTTGCAAAACCATCGTTATATTTATTCCAAACACGATTAAATTTAGTAAAATCAGTCTTTTTATTTTCCCTAATAGATTTAGCTAAATCTTCAGTAGTTTTTATTGGCTTATTGGGAAGCCAATTTAACATATTATCTTGTATTCCCGGATGCTTTTGATATTGATCAATATCAAACATATAAAATAACATAGAATGTGCATTAGGTAGTAAAGAATAATCAAAAGCTATCGATGAATAGTCGGTAACTAAAGTATCAGTAATTACCAATAAGTCAGTGGTTGATAGCTGACTAAAGAATAAAACATTGTCTGAAGAAGCTTCTTTTTGTAACTTTTTTTCTAATTTGTTTAAAAGTGGATGCAACTTAATAATGACAATCGCATTAGGATCAGAAGTTAATGCTGAAATAACCTTTTTAGGGGGGTTGAATGAATTTCCATCATTACGATAAGTAGGTGCATACAAGATAACTCGCTTATTTTTCAACTGCGGAGCAAAATGATATACCCTACGTTCAGCAATGTCGCGCCATTTTTGCTTAAATAACCGATCAGAACGTGGATATCCTAACATTTTCATTCTGTCTGAAGAAACATGATAACTTTTTTGAAAAACATCTCCCATAGTTGCAGAAGCAACTACATATTCATCAAAATGATTATAAACATTTTGAAATCTCTTTTTATCTGAAGAACTACGTTCGTAAGTAGCTGGATCTTCCCAGCCAAATTTTTTAATGGCTCCGTTAGCATGCCACATTTGAACTATTTTAGTATTATTACTGCGAATAATTCCACCTAAGAATGCAAAATAGTTATCACAAAAAATAATGCTACCAGTCATAATGATAGGTACAACATTAAAAATTAATGA
Proteins encoded:
- the glyS gene encoding glycine--tRNA ligase subunit beta, which produces MAHTFLLEIGLEEMPAHVVTPSIKQLVKRTKDYLKEQRINFDSIKPFSTPRRLTIQITGLSDKQTDIDESVKGPSKKIAKDDDGNWSKAAIGFTKGQGASTDDITFKEVKGTEYVFVEKHIDGKPVSEVLMGMKDVITSMTFPTLMKWNVYDLEFIRPIRWMVSLLDDEIIPINILDVTASNISRGHRFLGQDTKIVSADNYEQALYDQFVIVDAEKRKDLIKKQIEDIRDENNWIININASLLEEVNNLVEWPTAFYGKFSEKYLELPAEVLITSMRDNQRFFYVEDKEHNILPYFISVRNGNDNYIENVVSGNEKVLTARLEDAMFFYKEDQSKDIDFYVNKLKKVSFHDKISTMYEKMQRVSVITQALGKRVGLTDNELSEVKRASQIYKFDLVTGMVGEFSELQGLMGEKYALLNGEKPAVATAIREHYMPISANGNLPETKVGSVLAVADKFDSILTFFAAGMIPSGSNDPYALRRQASGIVRIIEAEKWNFNLEDMMNLFIQDEEIAKVSPKLDQTKEIDDIVSFIKDRIIKVLKDNKLRHDIIDAISGTNNHNILFIFEVAKVLDQHKDDNEFKESIEALTRVLRIAEKQSFKDSDLNVDQSLFENDSEKALYNKVSEINKYYDLSAKEDFDELASLKTAINDYFDATMVMSKNDDVKNNHLRQLTIISNMINWFADLNKLIVK
- the glyQ gene encoding glycine--tRNA ligase subunit alpha yields the protein MTKKLSMQEIILKLQQFWSSKGCMLMQAYDTEKGAGTMSPYTFLRAVGPEPWNAAYVEPSRRPADGRYGENPNRLYQHHQFQVIMKPSPENIQELYLDSLKELGINPIEHDIRFVEDNWENPSMGCAGVGWEIWLDGMEVTQFTYFQIVGGQEMNPVASEITYGLERLASYIQDVNNVFDLNWNDDVKYGDIFKEPEYEHSKYSFEESNQDMLLKMFDNFETEAKKQIDNGLVHPAYDYVLKCSHTFNLLDARGAVSVTERAGYLSRIRRMARAIAKAFIDERKKRGFPLIKDEKKRQELLAEDNKEEK
- the recO gene encoding DNA repair protein RecO, yielding MNSQTYMNFHGILLYRKNFKERDMLVKFITAEVGKKMFFIRGARKRGFKMMPDILPFTYGTYSGKISKNNLSYIYSALDDDHYEKISNDIYLNAYATYIMSLIDVAFPDSMPILGWFNKLFEALKLINNGSDAAIITNIIEIQLLIVFGVQPDLHGCVFCHRDDLPLDYSETYGGLVCANHFHLDLHRLHLNARTVFYLRKFSIVDISKISKIKVNQNTKDELRRVLDKIYKDSVGINLKSKHFLDQINNLKL
- the era gene encoding GTPase Era, whose amino-acid sequence is MDLDPNFHSGFVAIVGRPNVGKSTFLNRIIGQKIAIMSDKAQTTRNKIQGVYTDDDSQIVFLDTPGIHKPSNQLDDFMDKSAFSALKDIDAVLFMISATETRGAGDNFIINQLKKIDKPVYLIINKIDEINPNKLLEIMDTYKRALEWNEVFPISALQGNNVDELMTNLKDKLPVGPQYYPEDEVTDHPERFIVAELIREKILSLTRQEIPYSVAIDILSMKTKNNGNVDIQADILVDRPGQKGILIGKQGAMLKKIGTLARQDIEDLLGSKVYLKLWVKVQTGWRDNPSILKSLGYNKKENY
- a CDS encoding diacylglycerol kinase family protein, whose amino-acid sequence is MALKDNHQVCKNNSFNQSFLHALQGLLTLIKDERNFRFHLFSSLLVIIVSFLLRISIYDWLLILTASFLVIMAETINTIVETIVDLYVGDKYNKLAKKAKDVAAGGVLIAALFAVVVGMIIFLPIILQKLN
- the ybeY gene encoding rRNA maturation RNase YbeY, whose translation is MDLEIYDKTNEGVSDKDTNLVNDVLEYAGKYLELKENTEMSVTFVNNDEIKKINKQYRGVDRATDVISFAIEDGEDEDFPLIMDSEMADEIPENIGDIFVSIDKVQEQADFLNHSYERELGFLVVHGFLHLNGYDHMEPEDEAVMFPLQRKIMDSYGLKR
- a CDS encoding PhoH family protein is translated as MTENTSAQKEFILNNLDFEPVLLGPQNKHVDILEEGMNVSINAFGTKIKVSGNDDDVNQVISILDNLVKLLQDGITINGSDFVSAINMAKNGTLEYFRDLYNQILIKDAKGQPVRVKNFGQRQYVQSVKHNDITFGIGPAGTGKTYLAVVMAIAALKHGDVDKIILTRPAVEAGESLGFLPGDLKEKVDPYLRPIYDALHAILGREHTARLMEREVIEIAPLAYMRGRTLDNAFVILDEAQNTTTAQMKMFLTRLGFGSKMIVNGDVSQIDLPKHASSGLVQAQKILKNVKKIRFVTFDSSDVVRHPVVAKIIDAYEDYFENEQK